The Gadus macrocephalus chromosome 21, ASM3116895v1 genome has a segment encoding these proteins:
- the LOC132449988 gene encoding syncytin-2-like — translation MLYQPPAIKNVQLLPDSQQKSRENYMSILWSDGAFVSQDRVVADQFWLCGNNILRPILAKMWRGRCAKVQVVTEIAILPSIKDVVDNLETDNLNRRKRAYEADENIQIDKIGQPRGIPDKFKARSEVAAGFEALLPAIGVAKNAEWINYIFYNQQRFINYTDDALSALGEQLTATSAVAWQNRQALDWLLAERGGVCDLIGEMCCTFIPNNTAPDGSFTLAMNNLKRLRKELKENAGHDQGMFGWLETRFGMWGMMFAKIGVVLLIVLTAMGLIFCCCIPIVRSVIASRLSKEMALMVSGIEESGEWERMLYGEIDWSDTRKETGM, via the coding sequence atgttatatcaaccacctgcgattaaaaatgttcagcttttaccagactctcagcagaagtctagagagaactacatgtcaatactgtggagtgatggagcattcgtgagccaggacagagtggtggcagatcagttttggctttgcggaaataacattcttcgtcccatacttgctaaaatgtggagaggacgatgcgcaaaagtccaagtggttacggaaattgcaatactaccatcaataaaagatgttgtcgataacttagaaacagataacctaaataggcggaagagagcatacgaggcagacgagaacatacaaattgataaaataggacaacccaggggaatacccgataaatttaaggcacgaagtgaagtagcagcaggatttgaggcactactgccagcaatcggagttgctaaaaatgcggaatggatcaattatatattttacaaccaacagaggttcattaactacacagatgatgcattatctgcattgggcgaacagctgacagccacaagcgctgtggcttggcagaacagacaggctttagattggcttttagcagaaagggggggagtttgtgatcttataggtgaaatgtgttgtaccttcattccaaataatactgccccagatggatcatttacacttgcaatgaacaatttaaaacgtttaagaaaagagttaaaggaaaacgcaggccatgatcagggaatgtttggatggcttgaaacaaggtttggcatgtggggaatgatgttcgcaaagataggtgtagtgctcctaatagtactaacagcaatgggtctgatcttctgctgctgcattcccatagtcagatccgtaatagcatccaggctttctaaggagatggccctcatggtgtctggcatagaggagtcgggggagtgggagaggatgctctatggggagatagattggagtgacactagaaaggagaccggaatgtga